From Firmicutes bacterium CAG:345, the proteins below share one genomic window:
- a CDS encoding putative uncharacterized protein (product inferred by homology to UniProt), producing MGVYFEYLKEMIIQVFKDIGTFFVKLFAGPWENVGDNFKYYGDIFNTYSNQFGPAGWVFFVIFAIFFIALIGGLLFLLFLLLRKYIRFVKRELDKDALREEVERLSYELYKTTEEKDKILNLKVGAFGGRTVEQMEEDEKKDQVPASTTLSRFPKLTAVDIEYANLNTEIPNIDGLTLEEVCNSFRGFAASQLKLYYKIDTIRQLFAGMATSKLIILEGISGTGKTSLPYALGKFLMHDASICSVQPSWKDRSELVGYYNEFTKKFNETEFLRALYESTYRKDLDVVVLDEMNLARIEYYFAEFLSMMELPNVNDWLVELTSNTEANDPKNIRKGKLLVPQNVEFFGTANNDDSTFTISDKVYDRAISIFFDNKGIPFETEFVEPIQLSYSQLRKLYQDAIFQYPLSDKVLEKFEKLDAFVIKNFKLAFGNRILKQLNTFIPVYVACGGNELDGLDFIFTNKILKKFESLNIAFLKDELKKLNSELDKLFGKNTFKMAHNYINDLLRLN from the coding sequence ATGGGTGTATATTTTGAATATTTAAAAGAAATGATAATCCAAGTTTTTAAAGACATTGGAACATTTTTTGTTAAACTTTTTGCCGGACCATGGGAAAATGTCGGTGATAATTTTAAGTACTATGGTGATATCTTCAATACTTATTCTAATCAATTCGGACCTGCTGGATGGGTTTTCTTTGTTATATTTGCGATATTCTTTATTGCTTTGATCGGTGGTCTTTTGTTCTTATTGTTCTTGCTCTTAAGAAAATATATTCGCTTTGTCAAAAGAGAACTTGATAAAGATGCTCTTAGAGAAGAAGTTGAACGTTTGAGTTATGAACTATATAAGACAACAGAAGAAAAAGATAAAATTCTCAATTTAAAGGTTGGAGCTTTTGGTGGAAGAACTGTTGAACAGATGGAAGAAGATGAGAAAAAGGATCAAGTTCCGGCTTCTACAACTTTATCTCGCTTTCCAAAACTTACAGCAGTTGATATCGAATACGCTAACTTAAATACTGAAATACCTAATATTGATGGCTTAACTTTAGAGGAAGTTTGTAATTCCTTTAGAGGCTTTGCGGCAAGCCAATTAAAACTCTATTATAAAATTGATACTATCAGACAACTTTTTGCTGGTATGGCTACTTCTAAATTGATTATTTTAGAAGGTATATCTGGTACTGGTAAAACTTCTTTGCCATATGCTTTAGGAAAGTTCTTGATGCATGATGCTTCTATTTGCTCTGTTCAACCTTCATGGAAAGACCGCAGTGAACTTGTTGGCTACTACAATGAATTCACAAAGAAATTCAATGAAACTGAATTTTTGAGAGCTTTATATGAATCAACATACCGCAAGGATTTAGATGTTGTAGTTCTCGATGAAATGAACTTAGCACGTATTGAATACTATTTTGCTGAATTCTTATCGATGATGGAACTTCCAAACGTCAATGACTGGTTAGTTGAATTGACCAGCAATACTGAGGCTAATGATCCAAAGAATATCCGCAAGGGTAAATTATTAGTTCCACAAAATGTCGAATTCTTTGGAACTGCTAATAACGATGACTCAACATTTACTATTTCTGATAAGGTTTATGATCGTGCAATTTCAATTTTCTTTGATAATAAGGGAATTCCATTTGAAACAGAATTTGTCGAACCTATTCAACTCAGCTATTCACAACTTCGCAAATTATATCAAGATGCTATTTTCCAATATCCTCTTTCTGATAAGGTTTTGGAAAAATTTGAAAAACTTGATGCCTTTGTCATCAAAAATTTCAAATTAGCTTTTGGTAACCGTATCTTAAAACAACTTAATACATTTATTCCTGTTTATGTTGCCTGCGGTGGAAATGAACTCGATGGTCTTGACTTTATCTTTACCAATAAGATTTTGAAAAAATTTGAATCTTTAAATATCGCTTTCTTAAAAGATGAATTGAAGAAACTCAATTCTGAATTAGATAAATTATTTGGTAAAAATACATTTAAGATGGCTCATAATTATATCAACGATTTATTGAGGCTGAACTAA
- a CDS encoding unknown (no significant homology to UniProt): MHMKIKNRLKQSLGIRFFSLVFLALLSLVGGTAAWYQYLSRAGFGFEGVSIGNTALMEIGFISNVQLDDYKAYDLSIDENNSNIYWSHSEISEDVLNYVLSSNGYAYNKLFPVSSGSFDGTSDFSLIGNPYYLEDGFTPAKKFGYLYLPLVFRVKDVDSQEYLSGKSIYLSNSSLSTRNGIDQAIRVYMKNDINSFIYNPSQMHDGETAVGGVLNLNEDMYYDYKDGKEFVYGEYENIVYTSSYSGENEVDPKDVTTFTANHKGGVMTIDKEKSTFKTAKYLGNDSLISDGKILTITGEDGIARLDLTLYLEGWDKSVINENIGSYFNLNLNFGVNTNE; the protein is encoded by the coding sequence ATGCATATGAAAATCAAGAATAGATTAAAGCAATCACTTGGTATCAGATTCTTTTCCTTGGTGTTTTTAGCTCTTTTAAGCTTGGTTGGAGGAACGGCAGCCTGGTATCAATATTTATCGCGTGCAGGTTTTGGCTTTGAAGGTGTTTCTATTGGAAATACTGCTCTTATGGAAATAGGTTTTATCAGCAATGTTCAACTTGATGATTACAAAGCTTATGATTTGAGCATAGATGAAAATAATTCTAACATCTATTGGTCTCATAGTGAAATCAGCGAAGATGTTTTAAATTATGTTTTATCTTCTAATGGTTATGCCTATAATAAACTTTTTCCTGTATCTAGTGGCTCTTTTGATGGAACTTCAGATTTTTCTTTAATTGGAAATCCATATTATCTTGAAGATGGTTTTACTCCGGCTAAAAAATTTGGATATTTATATTTGCCTTTAGTCTTTAGAGTTAAAGATGTTGATAGCCAAGAGTATTTATCTGGTAAAAGTATTTATCTGAGCAATTCTTCTTTATCTACCCGCAATGGAATAGATCAAGCTATCCGTGTTTATATGAAAAATGATATCAATAGCTTCATATATAATCCATCACAAATGCATGATGGTGAAACTGCTGTCGGCGGTGTTTTAAATTTAAATGAAGACATGTACTATGACTATAAAGATGGAAAAGAATTTGTTTATGGTGAATATGAAAACATTGTTTACACCAGTTCTTATTCTGGAGAAAATGAAGTTGATCCGAAAGATGTCACTACTTTTACCGCTAATCATAAAGGTGGGGTAATGACAATTGATAAGGAAAAATCCACTTTTAAAACCGCGAAATATTTGGGAAATGATTCTTTGATATCTGACGGAAAGATTTTGACCATAACCGGTGAAGATGGTATTGCTAGACTTGATTTAACATTATATCTTGAAGGTTGGGATAAATCAGTTATCAACGAGAATATCGGTTCTTATTTCAATTTGAATCTAAATTTTGGAGTTAACACCAATGAATAG
- a CDS encoding unknown (no significant homology to UniProt) — translation MNRKVLLFYLVMILCLVSSVSVTAAWYVGNRNLYVKDFDIGFNGDKEVKIGTTEEEFYEDIPSSDILEVEGFVPVSSMYSYKWLEQKKTTPEFRQSYSSLTTESEMDSGIAKKGFYSQEFYLYSERNVIVSLAEETKVEPNVKKNLETAKKIKDEYPDLSQDKILDNLNSIANSLRISILVPDENYYSYFIIDPKKDDEKIYFVGRLDNNADGYYDFKAGKERLFGEYEEDDIAKIVYKDENVIDSELSDTTKMASAFNAKTRKGIKAIDWKKTLENGFEPVEEKSLTVEEASNTMLVPLVGLKPQKIIISIYLEGWDLDNTDITRLGSFSADIKFKVLR, via the coding sequence ATGAATAGAAAAGTATTGCTTTTTTATCTGGTGATGATTTTATGCTTGGTGTCTTCAGTCAGTGTTACCGCAGCTTGGTATGTCGGCAATAGAAACCTTTATGTTAAAGACTTCGATATCGGCTTCAACGGCGATAAGGAAGTAAAAATAGGTACTACAGAAGAAGAATTCTATGAAGACATTCCATCTAGTGATATTCTTGAAGTTGAAGGCTTTGTTCCTGTCAGCTCCATGTATTCATATAAATGGTTGGAACAGAAGAAAACTACGCCAGAATTTAGACAATCTTATTCCTCTTTAACTACAGAATCAGAAATGGATAGTGGTATTGCCAAAAAAGGTTTTTATTCACAGGAGTTCTATTTATATAGTGAACGCAATGTGATTGTGTCTTTAGCCGAGGAAACTAAAGTTGAACCAAATGTAAAAAAGAATTTGGAGACAGCTAAAAAAATTAAAGACGAATATCCTGATTTATCTCAGGATAAAATATTAGATAATTTGAATAGTATTGCTAATTCTTTGAGAATATCTATTCTTGTTCCGGATGAAAATTATTATTCATATTTCATCATCGATCCGAAAAAAGATGATGAAAAAATATATTTTGTTGGACGGTTAGATAATAACGCTGATGGATATTATGATTTTAAAGCGGGAAAAGAAAGACTTTTTGGAGAATATGAGGAAGATGATATTGCAAAAATAGTCTATAAGGATGAAAATGTAATTGATTCGGAATTAAGTGATACAACAAAGATGGCTTCTGCATTTAATGCAAAAACAAGAAAAGGTATAAAAGCAATAGATTGGAAAAAAACATTGGAAAATGGCTTTGAACCAGTTGAAGAGAAATCTTTAACTGTCGAAGAAGCTTCTAATACAATGCTTGTTCCACTAGTTGGATTGAAACCACAGAAAATCATAATCTCAATATATTTAGAAGGTTGGGATTTAGACAATACCGATATAACAAGACTAGGAAGTTTTTCCGCCGATATAAAATTTAAAGTGTTGAGGTAA
- a CDS encoding putative uncharacterized protein (product inferred by homology to UniProt), with amino-acid sequence MAKSTRYLTMEEAYVKKVDSLVKKNKSAEAVFNQLKDGKNYYLKMNSIKSSSFDTKWIEKIEGAILDIGQIVKNPWKTTKTQGNIVPVELARKTNGESVRHLSSHTQYVKSVSENGEILPNKVLTIEAVDDYAIYENRFVSTLIKRLVYFVEKRYDYLVEHAELKNIQVNYIKSKAIVDGNEVEIETKVTIKSDVNEKMLEQAQDYLTRVKKLREYLVYYYNSDFMKRLKNEKDVVNPILQTNVIRKNPLYHKCFLLWKFIERYTSLGVNYSIDDKYSILDEKEREEMNYNLFSSFLTLKAKAPVKVRKKKHKVYKPKVLNDVDEQIYAFAPISSKPIKLIRADDEYLEYLARPTFLNLPEKPTYEQAIYLKDLYVEKEKNKRLREAEKALLKRKVNEEKDLEKQKKDLEKYNQKVEEDMLKEEEERKRKAIESRLAAARKDIKKAATVDKKADLYSPLEETSTEEQEKELEEVK; translated from the coding sequence ATGGCTAAAAGCACACGCTATTTGACCATGGAAGAAGCCTACGTAAAAAAGGTTGATTCCTTGGTAAAAAAGAACAAATCCGCTGAAGCTGTTTTCAATCAATTAAAAGATGGTAAAAATTACTATCTCAAGATGAATAGCATCAAATCTTCTTCATTTGATACCAAATGGATTGAAAAGATTGAAGGAGCTATTTTAGATATTGGTCAAATTGTTAAAAATCCTTGGAAAACTACTAAAACTCAAGGAAATATAGTTCCGGTAGAACTAGCGAGAAAAACCAATGGAGAATCGGTTAGACATCTTTCTTCCCATACTCAATATGTTAAATCGGTCAGTGAAAACGGAGAAATTTTACCAAATAAAGTTTTAACCATTGAAGCAGTTGATGATTACGCTATCTATGAAAATAGATTTGTTTCAACACTTATTAAAAGATTGGTCTATTTTGTTGAAAAACGTTATGACTATTTGGTTGAACATGCGGAATTAAAAAATATTCAAGTCAATTATATTAAGTCTAAAGCTATTGTTGATGGAAATGAAGTTGAAATAGAAACCAAAGTAACCATTAAAAGCGATGTCAACGAAAAGATGCTTGAACAAGCTCAAGATTATTTAACAAGGGTAAAAAAACTTCGTGAATATTTAGTTTATTATTATAATAGTGATTTCATGAAGCGTTTAAAAAACGAAAAAGATGTTGTCAATCCTATTTTACAAACTAACGTTATAAGGAAAAATCCTCTTTATCATAAATGTTTCTTGTTATGGAAATTTATCGAACGCTATACAAGTTTAGGTGTTAATTATTCAATCGATGATAAATACTCTATTCTCGATGAAAAAGAACGCGAAGAGATGAATTACAATTTGTTCTCATCCTTTTTAACGCTCAAAGCTAAAGCACCGGTAAAAGTTCGAAAGAAGAAACATAAAGTCTATAAACCAAAAGTTTTAAATGATGTCGATGAACAGATTTATGCTTTTGCTCCAATATCATCTAAACCGATAAAATTGATCAGAGCAGATGATGAATATTTGGAATATTTAGCAAGACCGACATTCTTAAACTTGCCGGAAAAACCAACTTACGAACAAGCGATATATTTAAAAGATCTCTATGTTGAAAAAGAGAAGAATAAACGTCTTCGCGAAGCAGAGAAAGCTTTGCTTAAACGAAAAGTAAACGAAGAAAAAGATTTGGAAAAACAGAAAAAAGATCTTGAGAAATACAATCAAAAAGTTGAAGAAGATATGCTTAAAGAAGAAGAGGAAAGAAAAAGAAAAGCTATTGAATCAAGACTTGCAGCCGCTAGAAAAGATATTAAAAAAGCCGCTACAGTCGATAAAAAAGCTGATCTATATTCACCTTTAGAAGAAACTTCAACAGAAGAACAAGAAAAAGAACTAGAAGAGGTTAAGTAA